In Aspergillus fumigatus Af293 chromosome 4, whole genome shotgun sequence, one genomic interval encodes:
- a CDS encoding MDR family MFS transporter — protein MPDPLISQRQESSPSSSSGTIVEVTEGTETKTEGQHVFNEQTNYVPKSTIITTTLAASLSIVGNALNASNQTSWISGAYFVTSTCFQLLYGRLSDIWSRKYVLFAGLAIFFFGSLAASLAQTATQLIIFRAFTGIGGGGLMTVAQMIVSDVVPLRERGKYQGILGAVVAIANGIGPVIGGALASASIEKESWRWIFRLNLPLTVLTTLCVFFFMPLRKVTGSWKVKLAAVDFVGAALALSGTAVLLLGLNWGGGEYAWDSAHVIATLVVGVAVCVAFVLWQWKGAAFPLVPMHIFRSRIVNGACLTMFINGWNFLVQVYYIPTFYQLVFGYSTVKAGAMLLPITLLQTASSTASGLVVHWIGRYRECILFGWTIWAVGLGLFSTLDQSSGLGKQIGYGILTGVGVGNTLQPALIAIQAGVDRRDMAVVTSFRNFVRNLGGTLGLAVAGTIINNILSSSISSLGLTVSETRSFLSSPQNYLSGLSVAEAERVRALVIPAYKRGFRIIFVIGGALAAFAFCLAFALMPQVELNRADDAKLKEEAKKRAAGEDDEKNTC, from the exons ATGCCAGACCCGCTGATCAGTCAACGACAGGAGTCAAGCCCGTCGAGCTCCTCTGGAACAATTGTAGAGGTGACAGAAGGTACAGAGACAAAGACCGAAGGGCAACATGTCTTCAACGAGCAGACAAACTATGTCCCGAAGAGTACCATCATCACA ACGACCCTCGCGGCCAGTTTGTCCATCGTCGGCAACGCCCTGAACGCCAGCAACCAGACGTCCTGGATCTCCGGCGCCTATTTTGT TACATCCACCTGCTTCCAACTGCTCTACGGCCGCCTCTCCGACATCTGGTCCCGCAAATACGTCCTCTTCGCCGgcctcgccatcttcttcttcggctcgCTGGCCGCCTCCCTCGCCCAAACAGCCACCcagctcatcatcttccgcgCCTTCACTGGcatcggcggcggcggcctTATGACCGTCGCCCAGATGATCGTCAGCGACGTGGTCCCGCTGCGCGAAAGAGGTAAATATCAGGGTATTCTCGGCGCAGTGGTCGCGATCGCGAACGGCATCGGGCCCGTGATCGGAGGCGCGCTCGCATCCGCATCGATCGAGAAGGAGTCGTGGCGGTGGATCTTCCGGCTCAATCTCCCACTCACCGTGCTCACGACGCTGTGCgtgttcttcttcatgccCCTGCGCAAGGTCACGGGCTCGTGGAAGGTGAAGCTGGCGGCGGTGGATTTTGTCGGCGCGGCGCTGGCACTCAGCGGGACGGCTGTACTGCTGCTGGGCCTGAACTGGGGTGGAGGCGAGTACGCCTGGGACTCGGCGCATGTGATTGCTACCCTCGTCGTGGGCGTGGCCGTCTGCGTGGCGTTCGTGCTGTGGCAGTGGAAAGGGGCCGCGTTTCCACTGGTCCCGATGCATATCTTCCGCTCGCGGATCGTCAACGGCGCGTGTCTGACCATGTTTATCAATGGATGGAATTTCCTGGTGCAGGTGTACTATATCCCGACCTTCTACCAGCTGGTCTTTGGGTACTCGACCGTCAAGGCCGGCGCCATGTTGCTGCCCATCACACTGTTGCAGA CCGCCAGTAGTACCGCCTCCGGACTCGTCGTCCACTGGATCGGCCGGTACAGGGAATGCATCCTCTTCGGCTGGACGATCTGGGCTGTCGGACTCGGTCTATTCTCGACGTTGGACCAGTCATCTGGTTTGGGGAAGCAGATCGGCTATGGGATATTGACTGGTGTCGGTGTGGGCAACACCCTGCAGCC TGCCCTGATCGCAATCCAAGCCGGCGTCGACCGCCGCGACATGGCCGTGGTAACCTCGTTCCGAAA CTTCGTCAGAAACCTAGGCGGCACACTCGGCCTAGCTGTCGCCGGAACAATCAT AAACAacatcctctcctcctcgatctcgagtCTCGGATTAACGGTTTCGGAAACAAGATCCTTCCTGTCCAGTCCGCAGAATTATCTCTCTGGTCTGTCCGTGGCCGAAGCGGAGCGTGTTCGTGCTTTGGTCATCCCAGCGTATAAGCGTGGCTTCAGGATTATTTTCGTAATCGGGGGCGCATTGGCGGCATTTGCGTTCTGTTTAGCGTTTGCGCTGATGCCGCAGGTTGAGTTGAATAGAGCCGACGATGCGAAattgaaggaggaggcgaagaagagggcgGCGGgtgaggacgacgagaagaacACTTGCTAG
- a CDS encoding putative cysteine synthase B: MAANELNVYRGPDALRKYFDPDCQPPLPLVEVPEYLNPYHPDGVRIYAKMMSMHPANNVKAMPALNMLEKKVVPGKTKTIIEYSSGSTVISMSMIARIMHGIHDTRAFLSNKTSDAKLKLMQFFGLDITLFGGPSQPEPFDDRGGIQRARKMGLESDEILNPNQYENNDNWGAHVRWTGPQILKQLPEINVLCAGMGTSGTMTGLGMFFKENKPSVLRLGVCTAAGDRVPGPRSLALLKPVEFPWREAVDAIEEVNSYDSFSLSLDLCREGIVCGPSSGFNLQGLFQLLGKRKQAGTLAELAGPDGLIHCVFICCDLPYQYIGEYFSKLGEEKFHPIKNQNLSAVDIYRYDESWERSPIVLFTHFYETPRSLSDSLLRNIELRPLCCVLDLRTAADYSTWHLPGSVNIPLRSLDSHTPKPFADPGVLEAQWLELETLFKTEEALSKLRGQHVLVICYHGDTARVATSVLRAKGIEADSLRGGYQALRDHGLWGENEVSTCTANGTRTGSEHMTSTISLESVPLQVG; encoded by the exons ATGGCTGCAAACGAGTTGAACGTGTACCGGGGTCCTGATGCCCTCAGGAAGTACTTTGACCCCGACTGTCAGCCTCCCCTTCCCCTGGTGGAGGTTCCAGAGTACCTAAATCCCTACCATCCGGATGGCGTGCGCATCTACGCCAAAATGATGTCGATGCATCCGGCCAACAATGTCAAGGCAATGCCTG CATTGAACATGCTCGAGAAGAAAGTCGTCCCCGGCAAAACCAAGACCATCATCGAGTATAGTTCCGGGTCAACGGTAATCTCCATGTCGATGATCGCCCGCATCATGCACGGCATCCACGACACACGAGCCTTCCTAAGCAACAAGACCAGTGACGCCAAGTTAAAACTCATGCAGTTCTTCGGACTGGATATCACCCTGTTCGGCGGGCCAAGTCAGCCTGAACCGTTTGACGACCGCGGCGGGATTCAGCGGGCCCGGAAGATGGGTCTGGAGTCCGACGAGATCCTCAACCCCAACCAGTACGAGAACAATGACAACTGGGGCGCGCATGTGCGCTGGACGGGCCCGCAGATTCTCAAGCAGCTTCCGGAGATCAATGTGCTGTGCGCCGGAATGGGTACGTCGGGCACCATGACCGGGCTGGGGATGTTCTTCAAGGAGAACAAGCCGTCGGTGTTGCGGCTGGGGGTGTGCACGGCGGCTGGGGACCGCGTGCCGGGCCCGCGGTCGTTGGCGCTCCTGAAACCAGTCGAGTTTCCTTGGAGAGAGGCGGTTGATGCCATCGAGGAAGTCAATTCGTATGATTCCTTCTCGTTGTCGCTGGATCTGTGCCGCGAGGGGATCGTCTGTGGCCCGTCGTCGGGATTCAATCTACAGGGATTGTTTCAGCTGCTGGGGAAACGCAAGCAGGCCGGGACGCTGGCTGAGCTAGCAGGGCCGGATGGCTTGATCCATTGTGTTTTTATCTGCTGCGACCTGCCCTACCAGTACATTGGCGAGTACTTTTCCAAactgggagaggagaaattCCATCCCATCAAGAACCAG AATCTCAGCGCAGTCGACATCTACCGCTACGACGAGAGCTGGGAACGAAGCCCCATCGTCCTCTTCACGCATTTCTACGAGACCCCCCGCTCGCTCTCGGACAGTCTTCTGCGAAACATCGAGCTCAGGCCACTTTGCTGCGTGCTTGACCTGAGAACGGCAGCGGATTACTCCACCTGGCATTTGCCGGGATCCGTCAACATCCCCCTTCGCAGCCTGGACTCGCATACTCCAAAGCCATTCGCAGACCCCGGCGTGCTGGAAGCCCAATGGCTAGAACTCGAGACCCTCTTCAAGACAGAAGAGGCTCTGAGCAAGCTCCGTGGTCAGCATGTCTTGGTCATTTGCTATCATGGTGATACGGCCCGGGTAGCGACCAGCGTTCTGCGAGCCAAGGGCATCGAGGCCGACAGTCTGagaggaggatatcaagcTCTGAGGGATCATGGGCTGTGGGGAGAGAACGAAGTGAGCACCTGCACTGCCAATGGCACTAGAACTGGCAGTGAACATATGACGTCGACGATTTCCCTTGAGAGTGTCCCATTGCAAGTGggttga